One stretch of Tepidibacter hydrothermalis DNA includes these proteins:
- the nhaC gene encoding Na+/H+ antiporter NhaC, whose translation MMSKQKRKANLLEALIPIFCLILFIGVAVFKYEASPHIPLICGAVIAALMATTRLGFQWNELEEGVMKTINMAMQAVLILMIVGTIIGTWILSGVVPTMIYYGLKILSPGIFLVATCIICAIVALATGSSWTTAGTVGIALLGVGQGLGIPNYIVAGAIISGAYFGDKMSPLSDTTNLAPAMAGANLFDHVRHMLFTTGPSLLIALILYGFLGAKYAGKNIDPTIINQMLDALSSSFNINPLLFLPPIIVITIVILKVPAIPGLITGSILGGIFAAIFQKSSLGEIITSANYGFVSNTGIESVDSLLTRGGLQSMMWTVSLILCALTLGGILEKTGMLEVIAENILKLARGTGGLVVATVFSCIFVNLVTGEQYLSIVIPGRMYKDAYGKKGLHPKNLSRALEDSGTLTSPLIPWNTCGAYMWATLGVHPFAYLPFAFLNLINPIISMFYGFTGITMHKLPKEEYIIE comes from the coding sequence ATAATGTCAAAACAAAAACGTAAGGCAAACTTACTAGAAGCTCTTATTCCTATTTTCTGTTTAATCTTATTTATAGGGGTTGCAGTTTTTAAGTATGAAGCCTCACCTCATATTCCTTTAATTTGTGGTGCTGTTATAGCTGCTCTCATGGCTACTACCAGACTAGGCTTTCAATGGAATGAACTTGAAGAAGGAGTCATGAAAACCATCAACATGGCAATGCAGGCTGTTTTAATTCTTATGATAGTAGGTACAATTATAGGTACCTGGATATTAAGTGGTGTAGTTCCTACTATGATATATTACGGCCTCAAAATATTATCACCCGGTATATTCTTAGTTGCAACCTGTATAATATGTGCAATAGTTGCTCTCGCTACAGGATCCTCTTGGACTACAGCAGGTACTGTTGGTATCGCACTTTTGGGTGTAGGTCAAGGACTCGGAATTCCTAACTATATAGTTGCCGGTGCAATTATATCTGGCGCTTACTTCGGAGATAAAATGTCACCATTATCAGATACTACAAATCTAGCTCCAGCCATGGCAGGTGCTAATCTATTCGATCATGTACGTCACATGCTATTCACAACTGGACCATCTTTACTAATCGCTCTTATCCTTTACGGTTTCTTAGGTGCTAAATATGCAGGCAAGAACATCGACCCTACTATAATAAATCAAATGCTGGATGCTCTATCATCTAGTTTTAATATAAACCCACTACTATTCCTTCCACCTATCATAGTAATAACAATTGTTATATTAAAAGTTCCAGCGATTCCAGGACTTATAACAGGTTCAATCCTTGGAGGAATATTCGCTGCTATATTCCAGAAATCATCACTTGGAGAAATAATAACTTCTGCTAACTACGGATTCGTATCTAATACAGGAATAGAATCTGTAGACTCATTGTTAACTCGTGGAGGTCTTCAATCAATGATGTGGACAGTATCTTTAATATTATGTGCCTTAACTCTAGGAGGAATACTTGAAAAAACAGGAATGCTTGAAGTTATAGCTGAGAATATATTGAAATTGGCAAGAGGTACCGGCGGACTTGTTGTTGCTACTGTATTCTCTTGTATATTCGTAAACTTAGTTACAGGAGAACAATATCTTTCAATAGTAATTCCAGGAAGAATGTATAAAGATGCTTATGGTAAAAAAGGCCTTCATCCTAAAAACTTATCAAGAGCACTTGAGGATTCAGGAACATTAACATCTCCTCTTATTCCTTGGAATACGTGCGGAGCATATATGTGGGCAACTTTAGGCGTTCACCCATTCGCATATTTACCTTTTGCTTTCTTAAACTTAATAAATCCTATAATATCTATGTTCTACGGATTTACAGGAATTACAATGCACAAACTTCCTAAAGAAGAATATATTATAGAATAA